A section of the Streptomyces sp. CG1 genome encodes:
- a CDS encoding ABC transporter substrate-binding protein encodes MMRRSTTLLTTCTALTLALGATACGGGPVSAGGGDKSLSGQTVTVAGVWSGSEQKNFQKVLDAFTAKTGAKTQFVSTGDNVSTVVGSKIEGGNAPDVVMVPQVGVLDQFAKKGWLKPLSPTAQQTITADYAPVWKKYGSVDGTLYGLYFKAAHKSTVWYSPAALTQAGVKPPKTYDEMLKAGHTVSDSGLAAFAVAGEDGWTLTDWFENIYLSQAGPEKYDALAVHKLKWTDPSVVKALTTLGKLFKDKQLLAGGQKEALNTDFPGSVEKVFGPKPEAGMVYEGDFVAGVAHDQFGKTIGKDANFFPFPAVDGGTAPVVSGGDAAVVLKDGKNATAGMKLLEYLATPEAAAVWAKAGGFLSPDKKLDLASYSDDVTRATAKSLVGAGDSVRFDMSDQAPAAFGGTKGAGEWKLLQDFLRDPSDPKGTAAQLESAAAKAYQG; translated from the coding sequence ATGATGCGACGAAGCACGACCCTGCTCACGACCTGTACCGCGCTCACCCTCGCCCTCGGCGCCACCGCCTGCGGCGGCGGACCCGTCTCGGCCGGCGGCGGTGACAAGTCGCTCAGCGGCCAGACCGTCACCGTGGCCGGAGTCTGGTCCGGCAGCGAGCAGAAGAACTTCCAGAAGGTGCTGGACGCGTTCACCGCGAAGACCGGCGCCAAGACCCAGTTCGTGTCCACCGGCGACAACGTCTCCACCGTCGTCGGCAGCAAGATCGAGGGCGGCAACGCGCCCGACGTCGTGATGGTCCCGCAGGTCGGCGTCCTCGACCAGTTCGCCAAGAAGGGCTGGCTCAAGCCGCTCTCGCCGACCGCCCAGCAGACGATCACCGCCGACTACGCACCCGTGTGGAAGAAGTACGGCAGCGTCGACGGCACCCTGTACGGCCTGTACTTCAAGGCCGCCCACAAGTCGACCGTCTGGTACAGCCCCGCAGCCCTCACCCAGGCCGGGGTCAAGCCCCCGAAGACGTACGACGAGATGCTGAAGGCCGGGCACACCGTCTCCGACTCCGGGCTCGCCGCCTTCGCCGTCGCCGGTGAGGACGGCTGGACCCTCACCGACTGGTTCGAGAACATCTACCTCTCCCAGGCCGGACCCGAGAAGTACGACGCCCTCGCCGTCCACAAGCTGAAGTGGACCGACCCGAGCGTCGTCAAGGCGCTCACCACGCTCGGCAAGCTCTTCAAGGACAAGCAGCTCCTCGCGGGCGGCCAGAAGGAGGCCCTGAACACCGACTTCCCGGGCTCGGTGGAGAAGGTGTTCGGGCCCAAGCCCGAGGCCGGCATGGTCTACGAGGGCGACTTCGTGGCCGGCGTCGCCCACGACCAGTTCGGGAAGACCATCGGCAAGGACGCGAACTTCTTCCCGTTCCCGGCGGTCGACGGCGGCACCGCACCCGTGGTCAGCGGCGGTGACGCGGCGGTCGTCCTCAAGGACGGCAAGAACGCGACGGCCGGCATGAAGCTCCTGGAGTACCTGGCCACCCCCGAGGCCGCGGCCGTCTGGGCCAAGGCGGGCGGCTTCCTGTCCCCGGACAAGAAGCTCGACCTCGCCTCGTACAGCGACGACGTCACCCGCGCCACCGCCAAGTCCCTGGTCGGCGCCGGGGATTCGGTCCGCTTCGACATGTCCGACCAGGCCCCGGCGGCCTTCGGCGGCACCAAGGGGGCGGGGGAGTGGAAGCTCCTGCAGGACTTCCTGCGCGACCCCTCGGACCCGAAGGGCACCGCGGCACAGCTGGAGTCCGCCGCGGCCAAGGCCTACCAGGGCTGA